A part of Helicobacter ibis genomic DNA contains:
- the fliS gene encoding flagellar export chaperone FliS, whose product MNGAAYNSYQQNSVAVESPARLVEMLYEGILRFSSMAKRCIDSGDIEKKIYYINRTTDIFVELLNSLDYEKGGQVAHYLTGLYTHQIKLLTQANMENNKEKIDIVIKVTKGLLEAWKEVNHELAQ is encoded by the coding sequence ATGAATGGTGCAGCTTATAACTCATATCAACAAAATTCTGTTGCAGTTGAATCTCCAGCCAGATTGGTTGAAATGCTATATGAAGGGATTTTGAGATTCTCTTCAATGGCTAAGAGATGCATAGATTCTGGCGATATAGAGAAAAAAATCTATTATATAAATCGAACTACTGACATTTTTGTAGAATTACTAAATTCACTAGATTATGAAAAAGGTGGTCAGGTAGCACATTATTTAACTGGGCTATACACACATCAAATAAAGTTATTAACCCAAGCAAATATGGAAAACAATAAAGAGAAAATAGACATAGTAATTAAAGTTACCAAAGGGTTATTAGAAGCTTGGAAGGAAGTAAATCATGAATTGGCTCAATGA
- a CDS encoding FlaG family protein, which translates to MEVKQTNVQSGINIASASNNYDNTSSAKTSNLKAQQTELEELKEKQDIEEQKKKLNELAQQLNKELNPLNTNVTFSFNEDIEGLYVTVSERDTNRVIRKIPSDEAMELMAKMKEVVGMIFDKQA; encoded by the coding sequence ATGGAAGTGAAACAGACAAATGTTCAAAGTGGAATAAATATTGCTAGTGCTTCAAATAACTATGATAATACTAGTAGTGCTAAAACTTCGAATCTTAAAGCGCAACAAACGGAGTTGGAAGAACTAAAAGAAAAGCAAGATATTGAAGAGCAAAAGAAAAAATTAAATGAATTAGCTCAACAGCTAAATAAAGAGCTAAATCCTTTAAACACTAATGTTACATTTAGCTTTAATGAAGATATAGAAGGTTTGTATGTAACAGTTAGTGAAAGAGATACAAATAGAGTAATAAGAAAAATACCAAGCGACGAAGCTATGGAACTAATGGCAAAAATGAAAGAAGTCGTTGGTATGATTTTTGACAAACAAGCTTAA
- the hypE gene encoding hydrogenase expression/formation protein HypE — protein sequence MKMQSVQLSHGSGGVESQKLINDIFYKHLQDLVICGGEDAGVFESSSKLAVSTDGYTISPIFFEGGDIGKLSIYGSCNDVSMMGAKPQYITASFMIEEGFLFEELEKIVISFSAAIKECNVKLISGDTKVLPKGTIDKMFITTTAIGEIVYPNLSAFSLQSDCSIIVSGTIGDHGAVIFSKREEIEINSNLQSDCAFLYPMLESLFTENINIYALRDSTRGGIASVLNEWANSSNVGIEINEEKLPIKNEVRGICEMLGFEACNLANEGMCVLCVSKKDELKTLEILRNSKLGQNAQIIGQTTNENKKQVIFKTSYGAKRYLEYPSGELLPRIC from the coding sequence ATGAAAATGCAAAGTGTCCAATTATCTCATGGTAGTGGTGGAGTAGAGTCTCAAAAACTTATAAACGATATTTTCTATAAACATTTGCAAGACTTGGTTATATGTGGTGGAGAAGATGCTGGAGTATTTGAATCTAGTTCAAAACTTGCAGTTAGCACAGATGGATATACAATATCTCCTATATTTTTTGAAGGTGGCGATATAGGTAAATTATCTATTTATGGTAGCTGTAATGATGTATCAATGATGGGTGCAAAGCCACAATATATAACAGCTAGCTTTATGATTGAAGAAGGTTTCTTGTTTGAAGAGTTAGAGAAAATTGTAATATCTTTTTCTGCTGCAATTAAAGAATGCAATGTTAAATTAATTTCGGGCGATACAAAAGTGTTGCCAAAAGGCACAATAGATAAGATGTTTATAACTACTACTGCTATTGGTGAGATTGTATATCCAAATTTAAGTGCTTTCTCACTGCAGAGTGATTGCTCAATTATTGTAAGTGGAACAATAGGAGATCATGGAGCAGTTATATTCTCAAAAAGAGAAGAAATAGAAATAAATTCCAATTTACAAAGCGATTGTGCATTCTTATATCCAATGCTCGAATCTTTATTTACAGAAAATATAAACATTTATGCACTAAGAGATTCCACTAGGGGTGGAATAGCTAGTGTGCTAAATGAATGGGCAAACTCCTCAAATGTAGGTATAGAAATTAATGAGGAAAAATTACCTATCAAAAATGAAGTAAGAGGCATATGTGAAATGCTAGGTTTTGAAGCATGCAATCTTGCTAATGAAGGTATGTGTGTGTTATGCGTAAGTAAAAAAGATGAATTAAAAACACTAGAGATTCTAAGAAATAGTAAGTTGGGACAAAATGCACAAATCATAGGACAAACAACTAATGAAAACAAAAAACAAGTGATATTTAAAACTTCGTATGGTGCAAAAAGATATTTAGAATATCCAAGCGGAGAACTATTGCCTAGAATTTGCTAG
- a CDS encoding catalase produces the protein MSKKLTTATGTPIGDNQNSITAGKRGPTLLQDTWLLEKLAHFDRERIPERVVHAKGSAAYGELTITNDITQYSKAKIFEKVGKKTKAFLRFSTVAGERGAADAERDVRGFALKFYTEEGNWDIVGNNTPVFFIKDAIKFPDFIHTQKRDPKTNLRSATAAWDFWSLHPESLHQVTILMSDRGIPRSYREMHGFGSHTYSFLNAKNERFWVKFHFKSMQGIHNLTNKEAEEIIAQDRESHQKDLFENIEKGNFPKWRFCVQIMPEKDAETYRFNPFDLTKVWSHKDYPLIEVGILELNKNPENYFAEVEQAAFNPANIVPGVGYSPDKMLQGRLFSYGDTQRYRLGINHSQLPVNASIAPVSTTHRDGYMQMGKFGGERNYNPSYYNDYSEDSNAIEPPLHIKEGDVMMKYNHREYEDDYYVQAGDLYRLMNAEQKEALCQNIKEAMEGVPVEIQKRQLEHFKKADENYGKRVAELLSL, from the coding sequence ATGAGTAAAAAACTTACAACCGCAACAGGCACACCAATAGGTGACAATCAAAATTCAATCACAGCAGGAAAAAGAGGTCCTACACTTCTTCAAGATACTTGGCTACTAGAAAAGTTGGCACATTTTGATAGAGAAAGAATTCCAGAACGTGTGGTTCATGCCAAAGGAAGCGCGGCTTATGGAGAGCTAACAATCACAAATGACATCACGCAATATTCAAAAGCTAAAATTTTTGAAAAAGTAGGCAAGAAAACTAAAGCATTTTTGAGATTTTCAACTGTGGCAGGTGAGAGAGGTGCAGCTGATGCAGAAAGGGATGTAAGAGGATTTGCACTCAAATTCTATACAGAAGAGGGTAATTGGGATATAGTAGGAAATAATACTCCGGTATTCTTTATAAAAGACGCTATTAAATTCCCTGATTTTATCCATACACAAAAACGAGATCCAAAAACAAACCTAAGAAGTGCTACTGCTGCATGGGATTTTTGGAGTTTGCACCCAGAATCTTTGCATCAAGTAACAATTTTAATGAGTGATAGAGGAATTCCAAGAAGTTATAGAGAAATGCACGGATTTGGGAGCCATACTTATAGCTTTTTAAATGCTAAAAATGAGCGATTTTGGGTTAAATTCCACTTTAAGAGTATGCAAGGAATCCACAATCTAACAAATAAAGAAGCAGAAGAAATAATAGCACAAGATAGAGAATCTCACCAAAAAGATCTATTTGAGAACATAGAAAAAGGTAATTTTCCAAAGTGGAGATTCTGTGTGCAAATAATGCCTGAAAAAGATGCCGAAACTTACAGATTCAACCCATTTGATCTTACAAAAGTATGGAGTCATAAAGATTATCCATTAATTGAAGTTGGGATCTTAGAGCTTAATAAAAACCCAGAAAACTATTTTGCAGAAGTAGAACAAGCAGCATTTAACCCTGCAAATATCGTGCCAGGAGTTGGATATAGCCCTGATAAAATGCTTCAAGGAAGATTATTTAGCTATGGTGATACACAACGATATAGACTTGGAATCAATCACTCTCAACTCCCAGTAAATGCAAGTATAGCTCCTGTATCTACGACACATAGAGATGGATATATGCAAATGGGTAAATTTGGTGGAGAGAGAAACTATAATCCAAGCTACTATAATGACTATAGTGAAGATTCAAATGCTATTGAGCCACCATTGCACATAAAAGAGGGTGATGTGATGATGAAATATAATCACAGAGAATACGAAGATGATTATTATGTGCAAGCAGGGGATTTATATCGCCTTATGAATGCAGAGCAAAAAGAAGCACTATGCCAAAACATCAAAGAAGCAATGGAAGGTGTGCCAGTAGAAATACAAAAACGCCAACTAGAGCACTTCAAAAAAGCAGATGAAAACTATGGCAAGAGGGTAGCAGAACTTTTGAGTCTATAA
- a CDS encoding ankyrin repeat domain-containing protein, protein MKLTLEEEKKLEELLQSSFDFARNNDIESLKILLDSGLNVNLSNHKGNTLLMLAAYNNSIECAKLLLERGAEVDKRNDKNQTPLAGVCFKGYYDMAKLLIECGADVDSDNGMGLTPLNCAIIFRRKEIVTLLLKHSKKKMSFMQKMGLKLLGK, encoded by the coding sequence ATGAAATTGACACTAGAAGAAGAAAAAAAGTTAGAAGAATTACTTCAAAGCTCCTTTGATTTTGCAAGAAACAATGATATTGAATCTTTAAAAATACTTTTAGATTCTGGATTAAATGTAAATTTATCAAATCATAAAGGAAATACACTGTTAATGTTAGCAGCTTACAACAATTCTATTGAATGTGCAAAGCTATTATTAGAGCGTGGAGCAGAGGTCGATAAAAGAAATGACAAAAATCAAACACCACTTGCTGGAGTGTGTTTTAAAGGTTACTATGATATGGCAAAGCTACTTATAGAATGTGGTGCAGATGTAGATTCTGATAATGGTATGGGGCTTACTCCACTTAATTGTGCGATTATTTTTAGAAGAAAAGAAATAGTCACTCTATTGCTAAAACATAGCAAGAAAAAGATGAGTTTTATGCAAAAAATGGGATTAAAATTGCTAGGTAAATAA
- the fliD gene encoding flagellar filament capping protein FliD — protein MALGSLASLGVGSGVLTWDTINQMKELDIKNQLTPIQTKLQSNLQQQTELTSLMSLMSSLNSNFRTLSDYSTFQKRQANVEGNGIKATAGEGLAVQDIKLNVSQLAQNDVNQVGLKFKDRDSVFSNDNTTINFYHNGTEYNIDVKAGATLSDVAQSITDATGGEVLGVIMKTGGDEPYQLMIQSKNTGKDNKIYFGTTLEGAAMPGGHIKSGNLKIEIGGHELNIDMSKINSKLGNTSEQNASAVMEAINKELEKPENAELKKKIDSGEITIDLNKDGKGLMLNDAKGGHIKITTENIKVQSAEGVSDTDTDLGFSKKEAGSRDLVVGSPVSTNTGLSGVFTLNGEKFDLGKILKGSNGKDNAQKIADAINAKTDSTKIKAEVRDGKLVLNSTDGSSIRVAAEGADDDAKSKVLSSIGLSSGNYTSSQSFLEKMDITSIQNAQNAIFTYNGIKVERDKNVVDDVISGLTLELTNVTKEDEEVTVRISRDDKAVLDEAKAFVENYNALILKIQELTKYDEETKVAGVFNGNSEVRSITRELNSLINSTDADKNSLVKFGITMNENGTLSIDSSKFETAFKEDPDKAIEFFRGGTVKVNGVDTEKEGVFTKLKSTMDSLISGSNSTLKILEQNLINEQKSLREDLTSTQAYIDSRYEIMAAKWSVYDTMIAKTNQAGNAVANMINQMNNSN, from the coding sequence ATGGCATTAGGTTCATTGGCTTCATTGGGTGTTGGTAGTGGTGTTTTAACTTGGGATACCATAAATCAAATGAAAGAATTAGATATAAAAAACCAACTAACACCGATTCAAACAAAGTTACAAAGCAATCTGCAACAACAAACAGAGCTTACTTCTTTAATGTCACTTATGAGCTCTCTAAATTCAAACTTTAGGACACTCTCTGATTATAGCACATTTCAAAAAAGACAAGCAAATGTTGAAGGGAATGGTATTAAGGCTACCGCTGGAGAAGGATTAGCTGTCCAAGATATAAAGCTTAATGTATCGCAACTAGCACAAAATGATGTAAATCAAGTTGGCTTAAAGTTTAAAGATAGAGACAGCGTATTCAGTAATGATAATACCACTATAAACTTTTATCACAATGGCACAGAATACAATATAGATGTAAAGGCGGGAGCTACTTTAAGCGATGTTGCACAAAGCATTACTGATGCAACTGGCGGAGAAGTTCTAGGTGTCATTATGAAAACTGGTGGAGATGAGCCATATCAACTAATGATACAATCAAAAAACACTGGTAAAGACAACAAGATATATTTTGGAACAACTCTAGAAGGTGCAGCAATGCCCGGAGGACATATCAAAAGCGGTAATTTAAAAATAGAAATTGGCGGACATGAGCTAAATATAGATATGTCTAAAATAAATAGTAAGCTAGGTAATACTTCTGAACAAAATGCAAGTGCGGTTATGGAAGCAATAAACAAAGAGCTTGAAAAACCAGAAAATGCAGAATTAAAGAAAAAAATAGATAGTGGCGAAATTACTATTGATTTAAATAAAGATGGCAAAGGACTCATGCTAAATGATGCTAAAGGTGGGCATATTAAAATTACCACAGAGAACATAAAAGTCCAGAGTGCAGAGGGTGTTAGTGATACTGACACTGATCTTGGATTCTCCAAAAAAGAAGCTGGAAGTAGAGATTTGGTTGTTGGTTCTCCTGTTAGCACAAACACTGGTTTAAGTGGTGTATTTACTCTAAATGGAGAAAAGTTTGATTTAGGTAAGATATTAAAAGGTTCAAATGGAAAGGATAATGCACAAAAAATTGCAGATGCAATAAATGCAAAGACAGATAGCACAAAGATAAAAGCAGAAGTAAGAGATGGGAAGCTTGTGCTAAATTCCACAGATGGAAGCTCGATTCGTGTAGCTGCTGAAGGTGCTGATGATGATGCAAAGTCAAAAGTATTATCGTCAATTGGATTAAGCAGTGGTAACTATACTTCATCTCAAAGTTTTCTAGAAAAAATGGATATAACAAGTATCCAAAATGCACAAAATGCTATCTTTACATATAATGGTATAAAGGTAGAGAGAGATAAAAATGTGGTTGATGATGTAATATCTGGTCTTACACTTGAGCTTACAAATGTAACAAAAGAAGACGAAGAAGTAACAGTTAGAATCTCAAGAGATGATAAGGCAGTTTTAGATGAAGCAAAGGCATTTGTAGAGAATTACAATGCTTTAATACTAAAGATTCAAGAGCTAACTAAATATGATGAAGAGACAAAGGTAGCTGGAGTATTTAATGGTAATAGCGAAGTAAGAAGTATTACAAGGGAACTAAATTCTCTTATAAACTCTACTGATGCCGATAAAAATAGTCTTGTGAAATTTGGTATTACAATGAATGAAAATGGGACTTTATCTATAGATTCTAGCAAGTTTGAGACTGCTTTTAAAGAAGATCCCGATAAAGCAATAGAATTCTTTAGAGGTGGAACTGTTAAAGTAAATGGTGTAGACACAGAAAAAGAAGGTGTATTTACAAAGCTAAAAAGCACTATGGATTCGTTAATTAGTGGCAGTAATTCTACCTTAAAGATTTTAGAGCAAAACTTAATAAATGAGCAAAAATCATTACGAGAGGATCTAACTTCTACACAAGCATATATAGATAGTAGATATGAAATTATGGCTGCTAAGTGGTCTGTATATGATACGATGATAGCTAAGACAAATCAAGCAGGAAATGCAGTAGCAAATATGATAAATCAAATGAATAATAGTAACTAG